One window from the genome of Candidatus Melainabacteria bacterium encodes:
- a CDS encoding phytanoyl-CoA dioxygenase, whose amino-acid sequence MTVMQQVLEKLSDFERDGFAVFNAVVPSPQIEQLIDIVEEARKEKSVPGLRNLLKRCSALRTFANSGVVFKIAQQILGGSPLPVRAILFDKTPASNWYVTWHQDLSIPVQNKVDLEGYGPWSTKDEILHVQPPASILEKMVSLRIHLDACSEANGAIKFIAGSHLGGILEPDQVGSFRDSHAAFVCPADPGDIIAMRPLILHSSSIAEVPDHRRVLHLEYAGTALPSGIEWAEA is encoded by the coding sequence TTGACAGTTATGCAACAGGTCTTAGAAAAGCTTTCCGACTTTGAAAGAGACGGCTTTGCGGTCTTTAATGCTGTTGTGCCCTCTCCTCAAATTGAGCAGCTCATCGATATTGTAGAAGAGGCGCGCAAAGAAAAGTCCGTACCTGGTCTTCGAAATCTACTCAAGCGTTGTTCAGCACTCAGGACCTTCGCAAATTCGGGCGTTGTATTCAAAATTGCTCAGCAGATTCTTGGAGGTTCGCCACTGCCGGTGAGGGCTATTTTGTTCGACAAAACACCTGCGTCGAATTGGTACGTAACCTGGCATCAAGACTTGAGTATTCCAGTTCAGAATAAAGTTGATTTAGAAGGATATGGTCCCTGGTCGACAAAGGATGAAATATTACACGTTCAGCCGCCAGCCTCGATCCTGGAGAAAATGGTTTCTTTGCGGATACATCTTGATGCATGCTCAGAAGCTAACGGTGCTATCAAATTCATTGCCGGTTCACATCTCGGAGGAATTCTAGAGCCGGATCAAGTCGGAAGTTTTCGCGACAGCCATGCTGCATTCGTGTGTCCGGCGGATCCTGGTGACATCATCGCGATGCGTCCGCTGATTTTACATAGCTCTTCGATAGCGGAGGTGCCGGACCATCGACGAGTGTTGCATCTGGAGTATGCCGGCACTGCTCTCCCTTCAGGCATTGAATGGGCGGAGGCGTAG
- a CDS encoding DUF4343 domain-containing protein: protein MYRAEAEASASIGFARRLIDFEALANEENIEKCLRLIPHSAVKLFGVYRGWMMSPSKYEKLFNGLAAKGITLINNPEQYKHCHYLPEWISEIGDQTPRSSVLALDSAEQLSSELLKDCLASFGSNPIIVKDFVKSEKHHWEDACFIQNASDLEHAMKVCRRFLELRGTDLEGGLVFRKFMNFKKLGIHPKSKMPLTEEFRAFVLEGRLMSVMKYWDEVQYPAEAVSFNSLLNSVASVPSNFFTVDFARLETGEWMIIELGDGQVAGLPDNMDTTNFYKALRQLD, encoded by the coding sequence ATGTATCGAGCTGAAGCCGAGGCATCTGCATCAATTGGTTTTGCAAGACGGCTGATAGATTTTGAGGCGCTGGCCAACGAAGAGAACATCGAAAAATGTTTGCGGTTAATACCTCACTCGGCAGTGAAACTCTTCGGAGTTTATCGCGGCTGGATGATGTCACCCTCCAAATACGAGAAACTGTTCAATGGGCTCGCAGCGAAAGGCATAACGCTTATAAACAATCCCGAACAGTACAAGCATTGCCATTACTTACCTGAGTGGATTTCAGAGATTGGCGACCAAACACCACGATCGTCAGTGCTAGCGCTTGATTCGGCGGAGCAACTTTCTTCTGAACTGCTCAAAGATTGTCTTGCCAGCTTTGGCTCCAACCCAATTATCGTCAAAGATTTCGTGAAGTCAGAAAAGCACCACTGGGAAGATGCATGCTTCATCCAAAATGCATCAGATCTAGAGCACGCAATGAAAGTATGTCGGCGATTTCTTGAACTGCGCGGAACGGACCTCGAAGGCGGTCTAGTATTTCGCAAATTCATGAACTTCAAAAAGCTCGGAATCCATCCCAAAAGCAAAATGCCATTGACTGAAGAGTTCCGTGCTTTTGTGTTGGAAGGACGTCTTATGTCAGTCATGAAATACTGGGATGAAGTGCAATATCCGGCTGAAGCAGTAAGTTTCAACTCGCTACTAAATTCGGTGGCATCAGTACCTAGCAACTTTTTTACTGTAGATTTTGCTCGGCTTGAAACTGGTGAATGGATGATTATTGAATTGGGCGATGGGCAAGTTGCGGGCTTACCAGACAACATGGATACCACGAATTTCTACAAGGCACTCCGGCAGCTTGACTAA
- a CDS encoding DNA-binding protein translates to MSLTLLPPKHEVYKLALMPTKRRKPTLVDADGRETELPAEILDLLSFVVDAWKRGHGVTVTVQSKLVTTQEAADLIGCSRQHVVSLMNSGALPGRKIGTHRRIKLEDVLQFIQEDDKRRDATMADLVALTEEIGGYENQRETR, encoded by the coding sequence ATGTCACTAACTCTATTACCGCCAAAACATGAAGTCTACAAATTAGCGCTCATGCCAACAAAGCGCCGGAAACCTACTTTGGTCGACGCTGACGGTAGAGAAACCGAGCTGCCAGCAGAGATACTCGATCTCTTGTCTTTCGTCGTCGATGCATGGAAGCGCGGACATGGGGTGACTGTCACGGTTCAGTCGAAATTGGTTACGACTCAAGAAGCAGCCGATCTCATTGGCTGCTCCAGACAGCATGTTGTTTCATTGATGAATTCTGGAGCTTTGCCTGGAAGGAAAATCGGAACTCACCGCCGCATAAAACTGGAAGATGTTCTGCAGTTTATTCAAGAAGACGACAAACGACGGGATGCCACAATGGCCGACCTTGTCGCATTAACGGAAGAAATTGGCGGCTACGAAAACCAACGAGAGACGAGGTAG
- a CDS encoding PIN domain-containing protein has translation MVAARTRVFRVLWSDDILDECVRNLIKDGRATKENMERMVTTMKRLHPDATVTGYHHLISSMTCDEKDKHVLAAAVVGKADVIVTYNIGDFPQASVEPHAIEIQTPDEFIHHVLDLAPAAFIKVFCDNAALRHKPPVTPEDVANHLESGLLPISGAYISELLK, from the coding sequence ATGGTTGCGGCGCGGACCAGAGTCTTTCGCGTGCTCTGGAGCGATGACATCTTGGACGAGTGCGTGCGCAATTTGATAAAGGATGGCCGTGCAACCAAAGAAAACATGGAACGCATGGTTACAACGATGAAACGACTTCACCCAGACGCGACGGTAACGGGATATCATCACTTAATTTCGTCCATGACTTGTGACGAAAAAGACAAACACGTTTTGGCTGCCGCTGTCGTCGGCAAAGCTGATGTAATCGTTACGTATAACATTGGTGATTTCCCGCAAGCATCCGTCGAACCTCATGCCATCGAGATTCAAACTCCTGATGAATTTATCCACCACGTGTTGGATCTTGCACCAGCCGCATTTATTAAGGTCTTTTGCGACAACGCGGCCCTAAGGCATAAACCGCCTGTGACGCCAGAAGATGTGGCCAACCATTTAGAGTCAGGTCTACTGCCAATCAGCGGAGCATACATAAGCGAACTCTTGAAGTAA
- a CDS encoding 50S ribosomal protein L11 methyltransferase gives MDHRAEPVQQLKRKWATVEFETSPEHEDMASWLMIQCGSTGCEIIEVDPDADIVVRATFDEIELSEELLVKIQTSLEEYGLGESLKSLRHKSVEEEDWLVRWKEGLKPFEVGNQFMVCPPWLLDKLTPEEIGVRKVLVLEPGMAFGTGLHTTTQYCLTAFEMQPHPQRILDVGTGSGILAIASALQTGPKAVIIGVDIDPVAIENAAKNLELNKVQKRVELITGGIEAVTRKDFDVIFSNLTCEDIISLLPDYERLLAPGGFVICAGILKEKLPMLAKELKKRKWVVRDEKIQGMWAGIVIARSVPARNLLSFAPS, from the coding sequence ATGGATCATCGTGCAGAACCAGTTCAACAACTGAAAAGAAAATGGGCAACCGTCGAATTCGAGACTTCGCCTGAGCACGAAGATATGGCTTCCTGGTTAATGATTCAGTGCGGTTCGACCGGGTGCGAAATTATTGAAGTAGATCCTGATGCAGATATCGTTGTAAGAGCTACTTTCGATGAAATCGAATTGTCGGAAGAGTTGCTCGTAAAGATTCAAACCAGTCTCGAAGAGTATGGGCTCGGCGAATCTTTGAAGTCGTTGCGGCATAAATCGGTTGAAGAAGAAGATTGGCTGGTTCGTTGGAAGGAAGGGCTTAAGCCATTCGAGGTCGGCAATCAGTTTATGGTTTGCCCTCCATGGTTGCTCGATAAATTGACGCCTGAAGAAATTGGTGTTCGCAAGGTTCTGGTGTTGGAGCCGGGAATGGCTTTTGGTACTGGTTTGCACACAACTACTCAGTACTGCTTAACCGCTTTTGAAATGCAACCGCATCCGCAGCGCATTTTGGACGTTGGAACCGGAAGCGGCATTCTAGCCATCGCTAGTGCCTTGCAAACCGGCCCGAAGGCGGTGATCATCGGGGTCGACATTGATCCGGTAGCCATCGAAAATGCCGCCAAAAACCTTGAACTCAACAAGGTACAAAAACGTGTCGAGTTAATTACCGGTGGTATAGAAGCCGTCACCCGCAAAGATTTTGATGTCATATTTTCCAATTTGACTTGCGAAGACATAATTTCGCTTTTGCCTGATTATGAGCGGCTTTTGGCGCCAGGCGGTTTCGTTATCTGTGCAGGAATTCTTAAGGAAAAACTGCCTATGTTGGCGAAGGAATTGAAGAAGAGAAAGTGGGTCGTGCGCGACGAGAAGATCCAGGGAATGTGGGCCGGTATTGTGATTGCGCGAAGTGTTCCAGCCAGGAACTTGCTCTCATTTGCGCCGTCTTAA
- a CDS encoding alpha/beta fold hydrolase produces MVGLEVAAAIALLIALYLVASPRFGERAYHHALFAPWKYPVGNYHGDLGSSGRFEDVFFDAIDGKKLHGWFFQGSKNKTVLVNHGKTGNITDLEQLMFMLLDTGASVFIYDYRGFGRSEGSPSLKVICEDGINAYQWLVNEKGIEPRDIVAYGESLGGIVACHLAEQTDIGGLILQSSFSSLRKISIENMSALKYFPQSLFPIHGNNSMTLSRFKKPVLILHGALDEDINIQHSHELHTAASASKEFIILPHTLHDEIDKRDGELFVGSVTSFLENLEHTTHGTMHGTTHGITHETTHEKTHPAQPPVQSTHT; encoded by the coding sequence ATGGTCGGTTTAGAAGTTGCGGCAGCGATTGCTCTGTTGATAGCCCTGTATTTGGTGGCATCACCACGTTTCGGCGAGCGCGCATATCACCACGCCCTCTTCGCCCCCTGGAAGTACCCGGTCGGCAACTACCATGGAGACCTGGGCAGCAGCGGTCGATTTGAGGATGTTTTCTTCGACGCCATTGATGGCAAGAAATTGCACGGCTGGTTTTTCCAAGGCTCAAAGAATAAGACGGTGCTGGTTAATCACGGCAAAACAGGAAACATCACCGACCTCGAACAGTTGATGTTCATGCTGCTGGATACAGGCGCATCTGTATTCATCTATGACTACCGCGGCTTCGGACGCAGCGAAGGCTCGCCATCACTGAAAGTAATTTGCGAGGATGGCATCAATGCCTATCAGTGGCTGGTTAACGAAAAAGGCATAGAACCCAGAGACATCGTCGCTTATGGAGAATCTCTGGGCGGCATCGTTGCATGCCATCTGGCGGAGCAAACCGACATCGGCGGTTTGATATTGCAGTCATCATTCTCATCCCTGCGCAAGATTAGCATCGAAAATATGTCGGCGTTGAAGTATTTTCCGCAATCACTGTTTCCAATCCACGGAAACAACTCGATGACATTGAGCAGATTCAAGAAGCCGGTTCTAATCCTGCATGGCGCTCTAGATGAGGATATAAACATTCAACATTCGCACGAGTTGCACACGGCAGCTTCCGCATCAAAAGAGTTCATTATTTTGCCGCACACTTTGCATGACGAAATCGATAAGAGAGATGGAGAATTGTTCGTGGGCTCAGTAACAAGTTTTCTGGAAAACTTAGAACACACGACGCATGGAACGATGCATGGAACGACACACGGAATAACGCACGAAACGACTCACGAAAAAACGCATCCAGCGCAACCACCAGTGCAATCAACGCATACCTGA
- a CDS encoding serine/threonine protein kinase gives MAKLELTFPYRTLSKKTAIFCCIIWGIAGYYMATILAASLHVLTASFSPFAAFLLDLLFAVSTAAIYAYIPFRLVSTSMQGGTITANRDGLGMPGTLFGNPRLRDWNQLKLAEIANGRIYLTFEGLDQVTIETSQLNTEQTEQFLLALEVWGHRAVLANSLLEVRDKIQNDKVGIEDHSYTQMWEEELNRRFNSTTFVPLEPGHKLRSDSFSVNKQLAFGGFSAVYLAEDNNRNQVVIKESVATTNDAAHDKALELFRREASLLSGLDHPQIAKVLDNFVESGRNYLILEYIQGENLREYVRKRGSLKEELVIDLMIQMADVLNYLHEKTPPILHRDFTPDNIVIRANHSLVVIDFGAANEYIGTATGTLIGKQCYMPPEQVRGKNDATSDLYALGCTAAFLLTGKDPEALRCSHPQALNNKVSDPIDQLIAQLTQQDSKQRVRCAKELKTLLEDLKGKPARTAIGTTDATRTELPEKRQMDGQQ, from the coding sequence ATGGCAAAACTAGAACTAACGTTTCCGTACAGAACACTGTCGAAGAAAACAGCTATTTTTTGCTGCATCATCTGGGGGATTGCAGGCTATTACATGGCGACAATTCTAGCTGCATCGCTCCATGTTCTGACAGCGTCATTCTCGCCTTTCGCGGCATTCCTTCTCGATTTACTGTTCGCGGTAAGCACCGCCGCGATTTACGCCTACATTCCGTTTCGCTTAGTGAGCACGTCGATGCAGGGTGGAACAATCACGGCAAATCGGGACGGATTGGGAATGCCAGGCACACTCTTCGGCAATCCGAGACTGCGAGACTGGAATCAACTCAAACTAGCCGAGATCGCAAACGGAAGAATATACCTCACATTTGAAGGACTGGACCAGGTCACGATTGAAACATCCCAACTAAACACTGAGCAAACCGAGCAATTCCTGCTTGCTCTAGAGGTATGGGGACATAGAGCGGTCCTCGCAAATTCGTTGCTGGAAGTGCGGGACAAAATTCAAAACGATAAAGTTGGTATAGAAGATCATTCCTACACACAGATGTGGGAAGAAGAGCTAAATAGACGATTCAATTCAACAACGTTTGTACCACTAGAACCAGGTCACAAGCTTCGATCGGATTCGTTCAGCGTAAATAAGCAACTGGCTTTTGGCGGATTCTCTGCGGTGTACCTGGCCGAAGATAACAACCGGAATCAGGTCGTAATCAAAGAATCTGTAGCCACCACAAATGATGCTGCACACGACAAAGCGCTGGAATTATTCCGGCGCGAAGCCTCTTTACTGAGCGGTCTGGACCACCCGCAGATCGCTAAAGTCCTGGACAACTTCGTTGAATCAGGACGGAATTATCTTATTCTCGAATATATTCAAGGCGAGAATCTACGCGAATATGTAAGGAAACGTGGTTCTCTGAAAGAAGAACTGGTTATTGACCTGATGATTCAAATGGCAGATGTACTCAACTATCTGCATGAGAAAACACCACCAATTTTGCACCGAGACTTTACTCCGGACAACATTGTAATCCGAGCGAATCATTCACTTGTAGTAATTGATTTTGGTGCTGCAAATGAATATATCGGCACAGCTACGGGCACTTTAATCGGCAAGCAATGCTACATGCCACCAGAACAGGTGCGCGGCAAGAACGACGCGACTAGCGATCTCTATGCATTAGGCTGCACTGCGGCGTTCTTGTTGACGGGTAAAGATCCCGAAGCACTTCGATGCTCTCACCCTCAGGCGTTAAATAACAAAGTGTCGGATCCAATCGATCAACTGATTGCACAACTAACGCAACAAGATTCGAAGCAGCGCGTTCGATGTGCGAAAGAACTTAAAACACTGCTTGAAGATTTAAAAGGAAAACCCGCTAGAACAGCAATTGGAACCACAGACGCGACGAGAACCGAACTGCCAGAGAAAAGACAGATGGATGGGCAGCAGTGA
- a CDS encoding serine/threonine protein kinase: MGSSEAAPIPRIARTVKINMEQDETKELFSELSKALQGPQPSEAVRDCTLPVVAPHDYRLRWNDEAIQFETPEGMKHLAWKDVVQASASQTHPGTRLLGRTIDLTDRSGTTHKIAFSDVANKNRWLDLIGTIQYCSEAKMINLSEQSYNDARDVVVPLWSSGQLVSDQSKMQKVVSVVITLFAVAWIIEFLLEAGPAGKVFSNGLYYSAMQFVKFLPLLFLPVYARMVPVSQIRCNPEELRCEAIVGGHTMVKRKLRWKDIRSIQLGPEKPGQRLLDRELCFNQNNGGSYKIKLENIGSAQNWRELLASIFHMSGLQVENADSNLFDQVNPDQKDPSYTQIWLDSLMAPARREKLLQLETGVSLQGGKYILEQKLGAGGQGAAYLAKRDDGVMVVLKEYILPIYVDAKVKRKSLENFENEARMLQQLDSPLIVKLLGFFVEDHRGYLVLEHISGVNLRDYVAEKGPVTETETVRYGIMLCDALIELHAKKPPIVHRDFTPDNVIVSGDSIKIIDFMVAQQNEESATGTVVGKHAYLPPEQFRGKATTQSDIYALGCCLFYLLTGQEPEPLSTSHPILINDTISGALDSIVAKATELECDDRYKSAFELKTELTKWQENAAQTSE, translated from the coding sequence ATGGGCAGCAGTGAGGCTGCTCCGATTCCGAGAATAGCACGGACCGTAAAAATCAATATGGAACAGGACGAAACAAAAGAACTCTTTTCGGAACTCAGCAAGGCGTTACAGGGTCCGCAACCCAGCGAGGCGGTGAGGGATTGCACACTACCTGTAGTGGCGCCGCATGATTACAGATTGCGATGGAATGACGAAGCAATTCAGTTCGAAACACCAGAAGGCATGAAGCACCTGGCATGGAAAGACGTTGTACAGGCTTCAGCATCACAGACACATCCCGGAACTAGATTGCTAGGACGAACGATAGATCTCACAGATCGAAGCGGCACGACTCACAAGATTGCGTTTTCTGACGTTGCAAACAAAAATCGCTGGCTCGATTTGATCGGCACCATTCAGTACTGCAGCGAAGCGAAGATGATCAATCTCTCTGAGCAAAGTTACAATGATGCCCGCGATGTCGTGGTGCCGCTCTGGTCATCCGGTCAGCTGGTCAGCGATCAGAGCAAAATGCAAAAAGTTGTGAGCGTAGTTATTACACTATTCGCAGTCGCATGGATTATTGAATTTTTGCTCGAAGCGGGCCCAGCCGGAAAAGTTTTCAGCAACGGTTTGTACTACAGCGCCATGCAATTCGTCAAGTTCCTGCCATTACTATTCCTACCTGTTTACGCCCGCATGGTGCCGGTCTCGCAAATTCGCTGTAATCCAGAAGAACTGCGCTGCGAAGCCATAGTTGGCGGACACACAATGGTGAAGCGTAAGTTGCGCTGGAAAGACATACGAAGTATCCAGCTTGGTCCTGAGAAACCTGGACAACGACTGCTAGACCGAGAACTGTGCTTCAACCAGAATAATGGCGGCTCATACAAAATCAAACTCGAGAACATTGGCTCCGCTCAGAACTGGCGCGAACTGCTTGCCAGCATATTTCACATGTCTGGTCTGCAAGTTGAGAATGCAGATTCAAACCTCTTCGATCAGGTAAATCCAGATCAAAAGGATCCCAGCTATACCCAGATTTGGCTGGATTCGCTGATGGCACCAGCGCGTCGAGAGAAGTTACTACAGCTGGAAACAGGAGTGTCTCTTCAGGGCGGTAAATACATTCTTGAACAAAAGCTGGGTGCTGGTGGACAGGGCGCAGCTTACTTAGCGAAAAGAGACGATGGTGTCATGGTCGTGCTGAAAGAATACATTTTGCCGATTTATGTGGATGCTAAAGTCAAAAGAAAGTCTCTGGAGAATTTCGAAAATGAAGCTCGTATGCTTCAACAATTGGATTCACCGCTGATTGTCAAACTGCTTGGATTTTTTGTCGAAGATCATCGGGGTTATCTCGTTCTAGAACACATTAGTGGAGTCAACCTACGCGATTACGTTGCAGAGAAGGGACCAGTTACGGAAACAGAAACAGTTCGCTACGGAATTATGCTCTGCGATGCTCTTATCGAACTGCACGCAAAAAAACCGCCCATAGTGCATCGAGACTTCACGCCCGACAATGTGATCGTATCCGGCGATTCCATAAAGATCATCGATTTTATGGTTGCACAGCAAAATGAAGAAAGCGCTACCGGTACGGTGGTCGGTAAACATGCATACCTTCCACCTGAGCAATTCCGAGGCAAAGCAACGACGCAGAGCGACATCTATGCGCTTGGCTGCTGTCTTTTCTATCTGCTGACTGGGCAAGAACCAGAACCGCTATCGACATCGCACCCCATACTTATTAATGACACCATAAGCGGTGCACTCGATTCGATCGTGGCGAAAGCAACTGAGTTAGAATGCGATGATAGATACAAGTCGGCGTTCGAACTCAAAACAGAGTTGACGAAATGGCAAGAGAACGCAGCGCAGACATCGGAATAG
- the rpoD gene encoding RNA polymerase sigma factor RpoD, whose protein sequence is MLTSLLDEPQPESTSAVCQHLDECPKCQSTWSNDPEFGQSVQNLKGKDEIPGAVIIRLKQLLAKVDDKKGGKKATASPAVSKESVKEKDEDEDEPEADDIFRGAIEDDEEVELPTKLEDVVKGAGDDDPIRLYLREIGSIPLLKADQEIELARRIEAGGSEGAIAKRQLVRANLRLVVSIAKKYANRGMAFLDLIQEGNLGLIRAAEKFDHQRGYKFSTYATWWIRQAITRSIADQARTIRIPVHVVETINKLKKVTRQLQQTYGRKPTEEEIANAMEITVAKLRDIMKVAQEPVSLETPVGKEDDSRLGDFIEDQDSETPATSITHQLLREDIIQVMAALGHRERDVLRLRFGLDDGRQRTLEEVGQLFGVTRERIRQIEAKALRKLRHPQRSRRLRDYID, encoded by the coding sequence ATGCTGACATCCCTCCTGGATGAGCCTCAGCCTGAATCGACCTCAGCCGTTTGCCAACACCTGGATGAGTGCCCTAAGTGTCAGTCGACCTGGAGCAATGATCCAGAGTTTGGTCAGAGCGTTCAAAACTTAAAGGGTAAAGATGAAATCCCCGGAGCCGTAATTATCCGACTGAAACAGCTTCTCGCTAAAGTGGATGATAAAAAGGGCGGAAAGAAGGCGACTGCATCGCCCGCGGTGTCTAAAGAGTCCGTCAAAGAGAAAGATGAAGACGAAGACGAACCAGAAGCCGACGATATCTTTCGTGGCGCTATTGAAGACGATGAGGAAGTAGAACTTCCCACCAAACTTGAAGACGTCGTCAAGGGCGCAGGTGATGACGACCCGATTCGCCTGTACTTGCGCGAAATTGGCTCTATTCCGCTGCTCAAAGCCGACCAGGAAATTGAGCTGGCGCGCCGTATCGAGGCTGGGGGTTCAGAGGGTGCTATTGCAAAGCGTCAGTTGGTGCGGGCCAACTTGAGGTTGGTTGTTTCGATCGCCAAGAAATACGCGAATCGAGGTATGGCTTTCCTTGATTTGATTCAGGAAGGAAATTTGGGATTGATTCGAGCGGCTGAGAAGTTTGACCATCAACGTGGATACAAATTCAGTACGTACGCAACATGGTGGATTCGACAGGCAATCACCAGATCTATTGCTGACCAGGCGCGAACAATTCGCATTCCTGTGCACGTTGTTGAGACGATTAACAAGCTCAAGAAAGTGACACGGCAACTGCAGCAGACTTACGGTCGTAAGCCTACCGAAGAGGAAATTGCCAACGCAATGGAAATCACCGTTGCGAAACTGCGTGACATTATGAAGGTTGCGCAGGAGCCTGTATCGCTCGAAACGCCAGTGGGCAAAGAAGACGACAGCAGGTTGGGCGATTTTATCGAAGACCAGGATTCAGAAACGCCGGCGACTTCGATTACGCACCAGCTTTTGCGTGAGGACATCATTCAGGTAATGGCTGCGCTAGGGCACAGAGAGCGCGATGTGCTTCGACTGCGCTTCGGTCTGGATGACGGACGCCAGCGCACGCTGGAAGAAGTCGGACAGCTGTTCGGTGTGACCAGAGAGCGTATTCGTCAGATTGAAGCGAAGGCACTGCGTAAACTGCGTCACCCGCAGCGTTCACGCCGCCTGCGCGACTACATCGACTAA
- a CDS encoding pyroglutamyl-peptidase I, whose translation MTMEAQRKHVKVNKMRPKNSQSRTVRCLITGFDAFGKHASNPSQRIAELLPNQFEIPRTNLSVEIDTLVIPTCCKQSWRLISKQLAKDDYSSLIMVGMAGGRKRIALERFALNIRDYGIKDNNGHKYDGTPIYEGEPEALKTDLPLTHLRDTLRKKNIPAEVSNFAGSFICNEVYYQGLRYKEKNGGLSSVLFVHVPQIKDLANTLVEAEHEEITAIKSPAARNKAALNLMTDCVQDIAAYCSKLSSS comes from the coding sequence ATGACTATGGAAGCACAACGGAAACACGTAAAAGTCAACAAAATGAGACCAAAAAATTCGCAAAGCCGCACCGTGCGGTGCTTGATTACGGGGTTCGACGCATTTGGAAAACACGCCTCAAACCCCAGCCAGCGAATCGCTGAACTACTGCCGAACCAATTTGAGATTCCAAGGACCAACTTGTCAGTTGAAATCGACACGCTAGTCATACCGACATGTTGCAAACAGTCATGGCGTCTGATTTCGAAACAACTGGCAAAAGACGACTATTCGTCGTTGATTATGGTAGGCATGGCTGGCGGCAGGAAACGCATAGCGCTGGAAAGATTCGCCCTGAACATTCGCGACTATGGGATTAAGGACAACAACGGTCACAAGTACGACGGCACCCCAATTTATGAAGGTGAGCCGGAAGCATTGAAAACGGACTTGCCGCTGACCCATCTGCGAGACACGCTGCGCAAGAAAAACATTCCTGCAGAGGTTTCAAATTTCGCGGGCAGCTTCATCTGCAATGAAGTCTACTACCAGGGTTTGCGCTACAAAGAAAAAAACGGCGGGTTGAGTTCAGTGCTGTTTGTGCACGTTCCTCAAATCAAAGACCTGGCGAATACACTGGTGGAAGCTGAGCATGAAGAGATCACTGCAATAAAATCGCCGGCGGCACGTAACAAGGCAGCACTGAACCTTATGACAGACTGCGTTCAAGACATAGCCGCTTACTGCAGCAAGCTCAGCTCTTCCTGA